Proteins encoded by one window of Chondromyces crocatus:
- a CDS encoding error-prone DNA polymerase — protein sequence MVRVSASFAELLGRSSFSFLEGASHPDELCERAGEIGLAALALCDRNGLYGSARAHSAAKKLGQRVIVGSELTLEPTLAPSSSEVPKVAEGARGRGAAGPVPSVALLVEEHAGYANLCRLLTAAHAEHEKGDAGIGVEAVAAAAAGLTAVVPLDPAVPMEAWEAVLGPLREGFGERVHVATWRRLDGRDPARAAAARAMAARFGVSVIASARPLYHHPSRKPVADVLACIRRGTTLDQAGTLLAANAEAALRAPGQMAALFRDEPGWVARTVEVAERCRFSLSELRYSFPSDTLCLPGESADEALRRLSLEGCKERYPGETPSSVQAQIEKELLLIQKLGVAPYFLSVQEIVKMARARGVLCQGRGSAANSAVCFVLGVTAVDPARSNLLFERFLSEERNEPPDIDVDFEHERREEVIQDIYARYGRDRAAMVSEVICYRGKSALREVGKAFGLSLDQLDRLSGLSTYHEIDVSEQRVAEAGLDPLDARVRQTVLMAQAIEGFPRHLSIHVGGFVLSSAPLHHVAPIEPARMEGRTVIPWDKDDLDELGFFKIDVLGLGMLTAIRKTLGLLHGRGMAPLGDALAGQGSFEPILALAQIPPEDPEVYEAVCHADTVGVFQIESRAQMAMLPRLKPKTFYDLVIEVAIVRPGPIQGGMVHPYLRRRTGEEAPVSPHACLEPILARTLGVPLFQEQVMQIAMVGAGYTPGEADQLRRDMAAWKKHGRLARHRERLLRGFVAQGISARFGEMLYQQIQGFGEYGFPESHAASFALLVYASAWLKVHHPAAFVCAILNSQPMGFYTPSALVQDAQRHGVEVRSVCVLKSDWDCTLEEAAEAGKPQVDGGEHALGGAQAQPAMRLGLRLIKGLGEAAGRAVVAAREEAPLAGLEDLVRRAGLKKNEIEALAESGALEGLSPSRREALWQARAPRLGGLFEGVPLEAEKPVGLPALAPLEQLSLDYGRVGLSVDDHPMRHLRASLRRRRVRRAEELPQLQHGESVRLAGLVVGRQRPPTASGVTFVTLEDETGTVNVIVQKQLFADSYQVARHAKIMLVAGRVERQGEVIHVLARELERLDLPGGGNVPARSRDFH from the coding sequence ATGGTGCGAGTGAGCGCGTCGTTCGCGGAGCTTCTGGGGCGCTCCAGTTTTTCGTTTCTCGAAGGGGCTTCGCACCCGGATGAGCTGTGCGAGCGGGCCGGTGAGATCGGGCTGGCCGCGCTGGCGCTGTGCGATCGGAACGGGCTCTACGGGAGCGCGCGGGCGCACAGCGCGGCGAAGAAGCTGGGGCAGCGGGTGATCGTGGGCTCGGAGCTGACGCTCGAGCCGACCTTGGCGCCGTCGTCGTCGGAGGTGCCGAAGGTGGCGGAGGGGGCGCGGGGGCGCGGTGCGGCCGGGCCAGTGCCGTCGGTGGCGTTGCTGGTGGAGGAGCACGCGGGGTACGCGAACCTGTGCCGGTTGCTGACGGCGGCGCACGCGGAGCACGAGAAGGGGGACGCGGGGATCGGGGTGGAGGCGGTGGCCGCGGCAGCGGCGGGATTGACGGCGGTGGTGCCGCTGGATCCGGCGGTGCCGATGGAGGCGTGGGAGGCGGTGCTGGGGCCGCTGCGCGAGGGGTTCGGGGAGCGGGTGCACGTGGCGACGTGGCGCCGGCTGGATGGGCGGGACCCGGCGCGGGCCGCGGCGGCGAGGGCGATGGCAGCGCGGTTCGGGGTGTCGGTGATCGCGTCGGCGCGGCCGCTGTACCACCACCCGTCGCGCAAGCCGGTGGCGGATGTGCTGGCGTGCATCCGGCGCGGGACGACGCTGGATCAAGCGGGCACGCTGCTGGCGGCAAATGCGGAGGCGGCGCTGCGGGCGCCCGGGCAGATGGCGGCGCTGTTCCGGGACGAACCGGGCTGGGTGGCGCGTACGGTGGAGGTGGCAGAGCGCTGTCGGTTCTCGCTGTCGGAGCTGCGCTACAGCTTTCCGAGCGACACGCTGTGCTTGCCAGGGGAGTCGGCGGACGAGGCGCTGCGGCGGCTGTCCCTGGAGGGGTGCAAGGAGCGGTATCCGGGGGAGACGCCGAGTTCCGTGCAGGCGCAGATCGAGAAGGAGCTGCTGCTGATCCAGAAGCTGGGGGTGGCGCCGTACTTCCTGAGCGTGCAGGAGATCGTGAAGATGGCGCGGGCGCGCGGGGTGCTCTGCCAGGGGCGCGGGAGCGCGGCGAACAGCGCGGTGTGCTTCGTGCTCGGGGTGACGGCGGTGGACCCGGCGCGGTCGAACCTGCTGTTCGAGCGCTTCCTGTCGGAGGAGCGGAACGAGCCGCCGGACATCGACGTGGACTTCGAGCACGAGCGTCGAGAAGAGGTGATCCAGGACATCTACGCGCGCTACGGGCGAGACCGGGCGGCGATGGTGTCGGAGGTGATCTGCTACCGGGGGAAGAGCGCGCTGCGGGAGGTGGGGAAGGCGTTCGGGCTGTCGCTGGATCAGCTGGACAGGTTGAGCGGGCTGTCGACGTACCACGAGATCGATGTGTCCGAGCAGCGGGTGGCCGAGGCGGGGCTGGATCCGCTGGACGCGCGGGTGCGGCAGACGGTGCTGATGGCGCAAGCGATCGAGGGGTTCCCGCGGCACCTGTCGATCCACGTGGGCGGGTTCGTGCTGTCGTCGGCGCCGTTGCACCACGTGGCGCCGATCGAGCCGGCGCGGATGGAGGGGCGCACGGTCATCCCGTGGGACAAGGACGATCTGGACGAGCTGGGCTTCTTCAAGATCGACGTGCTGGGGCTGGGGATGCTGACGGCGATCCGGAAGACGCTGGGGCTCCTGCACGGGCGGGGGATGGCGCCGCTGGGGGACGCGCTGGCAGGGCAGGGGAGCTTCGAGCCGATCCTGGCGCTGGCGCAGATCCCGCCGGAGGATCCGGAAGTGTACGAGGCGGTCTGCCACGCGGACACGGTGGGGGTGTTCCAGATCGAGAGCCGGGCGCAGATGGCGATGCTGCCGCGGCTGAAGCCGAAGACGTTCTACGATCTGGTGATCGAGGTGGCGATCGTGCGCCCGGGTCCGATCCAGGGCGGGATGGTGCATCCGTACCTGCGGCGGCGGACGGGGGAAGAGGCGCCGGTGTCACCGCACGCCTGTCTGGAGCCGATCCTGGCGCGGACGCTGGGGGTGCCGCTGTTCCAGGAGCAGGTGATGCAGATCGCGATGGTGGGAGCGGGCTACACGCCCGGCGAGGCGGATCAGCTGCGGCGCGACATGGCGGCGTGGAAGAAGCACGGGCGGCTGGCGCGGCACCGGGAGCGCTTGCTGCGAGGGTTCGTGGCGCAAGGGATCTCGGCGCGCTTCGGGGAGATGCTGTACCAGCAGATCCAGGGGTTCGGGGAGTACGGGTTCCCGGAGTCGCACGCGGCGAGCTTCGCGCTGCTGGTGTACGCGTCGGCGTGGCTGAAGGTGCATCATCCGGCGGCGTTCGTGTGTGCGATCCTGAACTCGCAGCCGATGGGGTTCTACACGCCGTCGGCGCTGGTGCAGGACGCGCAGCGGCACGGGGTGGAGGTGCGGTCGGTGTGCGTGCTGAAGAGCGACTGGGACTGCACGCTGGAGGAGGCTGCGGAGGCGGGGAAGCCGCAGGTGGACGGGGGAGAGCATGCGCTGGGGGGAGCGCAAGCGCAGCCGGCGATGCGGCTGGGGCTGCGGTTGATCAAGGGGCTGGGGGAGGCGGCTGGGCGGGCGGTGGTGGCCGCGCGCGAGGAGGCGCCGCTCGCGGGGCTCGAAGATCTGGTGCGGCGCGCGGGGCTGAAGAAGAACGAGATCGAGGCGCTGGCCGAGTCCGGGGCGCTGGAAGGGCTCTCGCCGTCACGGCGGGAGGCGCTGTGGCAGGCGCGGGCGCCGCGGCTGGGAGGGCTGTTCGAGGGGGTGCCGCTGGAGGCGGAGAAGCCGGTGGGGCTGCCGGCGCTGGCGCCGCTGGAGCAGCTCAGCCTGGACTACGGGCGGGTGGGGCTGTCGGTCGATGATCATCCGATGCGGCACCTGCGGGCGTCCTTGCGGCGGCGGCGGGTGCGGCGGGCCGAGGAGCTGCCGCAGCTACAGCACGGGGAGAGCGTGCGGCTGGCGGGGCTGGTGGTGGGGAGGCAGCGGCCGCCGACGGCGAGCGGGGTGACGTTCGTGACGCTGGAGGACGAGACGGGGACGGTGAACGTGATCGTGCAGAAGCAGCTCTTCGCGGACAGCTACCAGGTGGCGCGGCACGCGAAGATCATGCTGGTGGCCGGGCGGGTGGAGCGTCAGGGCGAGGTGATCCACGTGCTGGCGCGGGAGCTGGAGCGGCTGGATCTGCCGGGCGGGGGGAACGTGCCGGCGCGGTCGCGGGACTTCCACTGA
- a CDS encoding DNA recombination/repair protein RecA: MRHTLPELEGRAKALPLGLVGINEVLPEGGIPRGGVVEIASPRGLGRATSIALSACASAQAEARLRGGATSDGAWCAWIDVMSTLYAPAVAAAGVDLGRLLVVRPPLESLARVAVRMASSGSFSVLVVDTLGVPGARSVVGRSRGVPVSRGSRQQATRADRERGSAEEGADLGRWLNVVRKLSLAVEGSDATVLLLTDRLAARPMPLPVSMRIEVDRLDEGRLSVRVAKDRQGRVTAPAAVPLRPVASAGGPLTSAGVVMGSAAAGASAGSTAGSSVTAAWPRSA, encoded by the coding sequence TTGCGCCACACCCTGCCTGAACTGGAAGGGCGTGCCAAGGCGCTGCCGCTCGGGCTCGTGGGAATCAACGAGGTGCTCCCGGAAGGCGGGATTCCTCGGGGGGGCGTGGTGGAGATCGCCAGCCCGCGGGGACTGGGGCGGGCGACCTCGATCGCGCTGTCGGCGTGTGCTTCCGCACAGGCAGAGGCGCGGCTGCGGGGTGGGGCGACGAGCGATGGGGCGTGGTGTGCGTGGATCGATGTGATGTCGACACTGTACGCACCTGCAGTGGCAGCGGCGGGGGTCGATCTCGGTCGGTTGCTGGTGGTGCGGCCTCCGCTGGAGTCGCTGGCGCGGGTGGCGGTGCGGATGGCGTCGAGCGGGTCGTTCTCGGTGCTGGTGGTGGACACCCTCGGGGTGCCCGGGGCGCGCAGTGTGGTGGGGCGTTCGCGCGGGGTGCCGGTTTCGCGGGGGTCGCGGCAGCAGGCGACGCGCGCGGACCGGGAGCGAGGGAGCGCAGAGGAAGGCGCCGATCTGGGGCGCTGGCTGAACGTGGTGCGGAAGCTGTCGCTGGCGGTGGAGGGGAGCGATGCGACGGTGCTGCTGTTGACCGATCGGCTGGCGGCGCGGCCGATGCCGTTGCCGGTGTCGATGCGGATCGAGGTGGATCGGCTCGATGAGGGGCGGCTGTCGGTGCGGGTGGCGAAGGATCGTCAGGGCCGGGTGACGGCGCCGGCGGCGGTGCCGCTGCGGCCGGTGGCGTCGGCGGGTGGGCCGCTCACGTCGGCGGGCGTGGTGATGGGGTCGGCGGCGGCAGGGGCTTCGGCAGGATCGACGGCGGGGTCTTCGGTGACGGCGGCGTGGCCGCGGAGCGCGTGA